The Mercurialis annua linkage group LG8, ddMerAnnu1.2, whole genome shotgun sequence genome window below encodes:
- the LOC126660935 gene encoding probable cysteine protease RD19D has product MIQESPTKPLKSPLPIFIITLLTLSITAKSDSTLQDPTILQVTDDHNPTLSSRKFLGTKVEDNFKIFMADHNKQYGTREEYMHRLGVFAKNVIRAAEHQVMDPTAVHGVTPFMDLTEEEFERMYTGVLGGGVDERSVTTASSVLETGGLPEAFDWRKKGAVTDVKMQGACGSCWAFSTTGAIEGAHFIATGKLLNLSEQQLVDCDRVCDIKDKTSCDDGCGGGLMTNAYRYLMEAGGLVEESTYPYTGKRGECKFDEKKIAVRVANFTTIPIDESQMAAHLVHHGPLAIGLNAVFMQTYIGGVSCPLICGKRRINHGVLLVGYGAKGFSILRFGYQPYWILKNSWGKRWGEEGYYRICRGHEMCGLDRMVSAVVTQVS; this is encoded by the exons ATGATTCAAGAAAGCCCAACAAAACCACTCAAATCACCTCTACCGATCTTCATCATCACACTACTAACACTATCAATCACTGCAAAATCTGATTCCACCTTACAAGACCCAACTATACTTCAAGTTACAGATGATCATAACCCTACTCTGAGCAGTAGAAAGTTCTTGGGTACCAAAGTTGAAGATAATTTCAAGATTTTCATGGCGGATCATAACAAGCAATATGGAACCAGAGAAGAGTACATGCACCGCCTTGGTGTTTTCGCCAAGAACGTTATCAGAGCAGCGGAGCATCAGGTGATGGACCCTACGGCTGTCCATGGCGTCACGCCGTTTATGGATTTGACGGAGGAGGAGTTTGAGAGAATGTATACTGGTGTTCTTGGTGGTGGAGTGGATGAACGGAGTGTAACCACTGCGTCGTCGGTTTTGGAGACTGGTGGATTGCCTGAAGCTTTTGACTGGAGGAAGAAGGGAGCTGTTACTGATGTAAAGATGCAG GGAGCATGTGGTTCATGTTGGGCTTTCAGTACAACCGGAGCAATTGAAGGTGCACATTTTATTGCAACAGGAAAGCTTCTCAATCTTAGCGAGCAACAATTGGTGGACTGTGATAGAGTG TGTGACATAAAAGATAAGACTTCATGTGATGATGGTTGCGGTGGAGGTCTTATGACGAATGCATACCGGTATTTGATGGAGGCTGGAGGGTTAGTAGAAGAGAGTACTTATCCTTATACCGGGAAACGAGGTGAATGCAAGTTCGATGAGAAGAAAATTGCTGTGAGAGTTGCTAATTTCACTACTATCCCAATTGATGAGAGCCAAATGGCTGCACATTTGGTGCATCACGGACCTCTCGCAA TTGGATTGAATGCCGTTTTCATGCAAACTTACATCGGAGGCGTCTCATGTCCGCTTATTTGCGGCAAGAGACGGATAAACCATGGTGTTCTGCTTGTCGGTTATGGAGCTAAAGGGTTCTCAATCCTTAGATTTGGGTATCAGCCATATTGGATTTTGAAGAACTCGTGGGGAAAGCGATGGGGAGAAGAAGGATATTATCGCATTTGCCGGGGACATGAAATGTGTGGATTGGATAGAATGGTCTCTGCTGTGGTAACTCAAGTTTCCTAA